From Microbacterium sp. YJN-G, a single genomic window includes:
- a CDS encoding TetR/AcrR family transcriptional regulator, producing the protein MKVRTPLDREALMQGARQLAARPGGGSVSLRDLGKLLGVDHTALYRHVRNKEELVRMLLDSMLQQAVDAVTAPEDDWQQRLMQFAAAVRDVFVQYPAIGSEAVVLSTYGEGELNAMELMMSAFHTAGLRDDELVQHYGLFSSFTLARAAGIARSRAARGVAREASVPWMDAPLHAGVAQPLVGRWREQILGLVDDDLFEEGARTIVESAARAALIHSRS; encoded by the coding sequence GTGAAGGTCCGCACCCCCCTCGATCGTGAAGCGCTGATGCAGGGCGCGCGTCAGCTCGCCGCCCGGCCCGGCGGGGGGAGCGTCTCGCTGCGCGACCTCGGCAAGCTGCTCGGCGTCGACCACACCGCGCTGTACCGACACGTGCGCAACAAAGAGGAATTGGTGCGGATGCTGCTCGACAGCATGCTGCAGCAGGCCGTCGACGCGGTCACCGCCCCCGAGGACGACTGGCAGCAGCGCCTCATGCAGTTCGCCGCGGCGGTGCGCGACGTGTTCGTGCAGTATCCGGCCATCGGCAGCGAGGCGGTGGTGCTCAGCACCTACGGCGAGGGCGAGCTGAACGCGATGGAGCTGATGATGTCGGCATTCCACACCGCCGGCCTGCGTGATGACGAACTCGTGCAGCACTACGGCCTGTTCTCGAGCTTCACCCTCGCACGGGCGGCGGGCATCGCGCGTTCGCGTGCTGCGCGCGGCGTCGCGCGCGAGGCGAGCGTGCCGTGGATGGACGCACCCCTGCACGCCGGAGTCGCGCAGCCGCTGGTCGGACGCTGGCGCGAGCAGATCCTCGGGCTCGTCGACGACGACCTGTTCGAAGAGGGCGCCCGCACCATCGTCGAGTCCGCCGCCCGCGCCGCCCTCATACACTCCCGCTCCTGA
- a CDS encoding cupin domain-containing protein, producing the protein MTRLDATRLDAGSAVPVASLALPSAPIDADQVREGAPRAGHVVLDELGGRSIGVWEHTPGVSTDVEADEVFVVVAGAATLEFEHPPLPPVELRPGMIVRLDAGMRTVWTIHETLRKVYVA; encoded by the coding sequence ATGACCCGCCTGGATGCGACCCGCCTGGATGCCGGGAGCGCCGTGCCCGTGGCATCCCTCGCCCTGCCCTCTGCGCCGATCGACGCCGACCAGGTGCGGGAGGGCGCTCCGCGGGCCGGGCACGTCGTGCTCGACGAACTCGGCGGACGCTCGATCGGGGTGTGGGAGCACACGCCGGGCGTCTCGACCGACGTCGAGGCCGACGAGGTGTTCGTCGTGGTGGCGGGTGCGGCGACGCTCGAGTTCGAGCATCCCCCGCTGCCGCCGGTCGAGCTGCGCCCGGGCATGATCGTGCGCCTGGATGCCGGAATGCGGACGGTCTGGACGATCCACGAGACCCTCCGCAAGGTCTACGTGGCCTGA